CTGCCGCCGCTCGGGCCGATCAACCTGCACGGCTCGCTTCTGCCTGCCTACCGGGGCGCGGCGCCCATCCAGTACGCCTTGCTCGATGGCTGCGAGCACACCGGCGTGACCACCATGTGGATGGCCCCGGCGCTCGATGCTGGCGACATCCTGCTCCAGCGCAGGGTGCCGGTCGAGCCGAACGACGACGCTGGAACGCTTGCGGCAAGGGTGGCCGAGGCGGGCGCGCCGCTCATGCTGGAGACGCTCGACCGACTGGCCGCCGGCAACTGTCCGCGAACGTCGCAGGACGACTCGCGGGCGACCTACGCGCCCTCGATCGGGCCCGGAGAGGCCGAGATCCGCTGGCAGGAGCCCGCCGCGCGATGCCGCAACCGCGTCAGGGCCATGGCTCCCCGCCCCGGCGCTCACACCCTCTTGGCCGGGCGCCGCCTGAAGGTCTGGCGCGCATCGATGGAGGCCGGCGGGGCCGAGCCCGGGATCGTGGCGCGCGTCGGGCGCGACGGCGTGGCCGTGGGCACGGGGGACGGCCTGCTTCTTCTGGAGGAGGTCCAGCCGGAGAACGGGCGGGCCATGCCGGCAGGGGCCTGGGCACGCGGCTCACGGGTCGCCCCTGGTGACCGGCTCGGCGCCTGACGGCGCCCCGCACTACGGACGGAGGAGGAGAACGCGCGCGGGGGCGGCTTCGCAGCCCGCCAGGCGCAGCGGCGCGCATACCAGCAGGTACTCGCCGGCCGTCACACGCGAGAGGTCGCATCCCTCCACGACGAGCACGCCCGCGCCGAGCAGCTGCCGGTGCGCCGGGAAGCCGTCGGATGCGGCCGGGTCCACCGAGAGGTAGTCCACGCCGAGCAGGCGCACGCCGCGCGCGACCAACCAGGCGGCGCCGTCCGGCTCGAGGGCCACGAAGTCGGGCTCGAAGGCGGGCCGCGACAACAGGCCGGCGCGCGAGTTGGCGGTTCGCAGCAGGACCCGCTCCGCGCCGGGCGGCACTCCGGCGCGCTCGAGCCGCTCCGCCGGAATGCACCCGTCACCATCGACCTCGCAGACGAACGCGGGGCCGACGAGCAGATCCGATGGCACGTCGGCGATGGTGGCGCCGCCCGGCACAAAGTGGGCCGGCGCGTCGACATGCGTACCGGTGTGCGCGCAGAGCGAGATCGCGCTCACGTCGGAGGCGGCGCCACGCGCCATTCGGCACACGCCGCGCAGGCGCGGGCGCGGATCGCCCGGCCATGTCGGCATCGGCCACCGGATCTCCATCGATACGTCGTAGACGACCACCGCGCCCTCCACCGCGGGCGACGGCACCCCGCGAGGTGATCCTTGATGCGAACCCGTGCGCCCTGG
Above is a genomic segment from Chthonomonadales bacterium containing:
- a CDS encoding cyclase family protein, with amino-acid sequence MEIRWPMPTWPGDPRPRLRGVCRMARGAASDVSAISLCAHTGTHVDAPAHFVPGGATIADVPSDLLVGPAFVCEVDGDGCIPAERLERAGVPPGAERVLLRTANSRAGLLSRPAFEPDFVALEPDGAAWLVARGVRLLGVDYLSVDPAASDGFPAHRQLLGAGVLVVEGCDLSRVTAGEYLLVCAPLRLAGCEAAPARVLLLRP
- a CDS encoding methionyl-tRNA formyltransferase; this encodes MRVLFFGTSDFAVPTLRALAAAGAERFEIAAVVTQPDRPAGRGRSLARSPVKDAAEGLGLPVRQPERVRDPVFLEAAREAAPDAIVLASFGQIIPRKLLALPPLGPINLHGSLLPAYRGAAPIQYALLDGCEHTGVTTMWMAPALDAGDILLQRRVPVEPNDDAGTLAARVAEAGAPLMLETLDRLAAGNCPRTSQDDSRATYAPSIGPGEAEIRWQEPAARCRNRVRAMAPRPGAHTLLAGRRLKVWRASMEAGGAEPGIVARVGRDGVAVGTGDGLLLLEEVQPENGRAMPAGAWARGSRVAPGDRLGA